In the genome of Lathyrus oleraceus cultivar Zhongwan6 chromosome 4, CAAS_Psat_ZW6_1.0, whole genome shotgun sequence, the window GCCATAGTTTCAGACTCGGTATCTGAATTTTCAGAATCAGTGTGTTCCGAATGAATTGAAATGGTTCCCTCTTTCTCAAAATCAGAAACTATCAGCGGTTCTTCTATCGCTTCCAGTCTGTCGTGTCTAGCTTTTCTGATTTGTGCTCGCAACAATCGTTCTagttctgcgtcaaaaagaaattcagctgaggccttacctcgcataaaaaTATTAGACAATTGTTAGGATaagcaaaaaaataaaataaaataaagtaaaattttagttgcagagcaacaaaattccaattgaataattattaacagatagtttggcagtccccggcaacggcgccaaaaacttgatcgtgaaaatagcaagtgtactatttttaccgatgtagtaatgaaaaggaattatcctgagtatcgatctcaaggactgcgTAGGAACTATCGGTGTTGATAACGATTCAATTAAACAAAAGAACCTTTGGTTGGTTGAGTTAAGAATAAATTGCTTTGTAAAATATAAAGGAAAAGTAGAGAATTTGTAACACAATACAGTTAAGCATGCTAGGTCTGGGGTGTATGAATTGCTTTGAAATAAACTTAATCCTTATTTTATAATATCTATGTTAGAATGATTCAATATTATTCTCAAGAGTagtttcccctaattccttagccagaaACTATTAATATTCAATTTTaaatcctaattccttagccattcaaaagaatattaatcACATATATGAATATCAAGATATTCACATCATCACTATTAGATCCTTATTCCTAAGAGAAATTAGCGATGTTATTATACACATAGCGATAAAGGGATTTGTCTGACCTCCTTTACCCTCATAACAATACCTAATTTTCCAATAAGGCAAGCATTAGGACCGTGTATAACAAATTGAATTCATAAAAACATAAATTTTCATAAAATTGTAGGAAGAAGGTTCATTACAACtgcaattcagggacaccccctagcattggggggtttagctcaTCATAATATTCAAAGAAAGTACAAATTTAAGGTTAAACATTACAAGAGATTGGATAGCttcgatcttcaattgcttccgcgctTGATGATCTCCGTTCTCCAAAAACCTTGATTGCTCTTCTTCTCTTTGTAGTattcttttttcttcttttcatTAGGTCTAAATAGTGTAGTACACATTACAGCCAAGCCAAAAAGTCAAAAATGCCCTCTGGGATCACTTACATGAGTGAAAACAACAAATCAGAAAATTTAGCGCACCTGCCAACACGGGTCGTGCCaagcaacacggccggccgtTTTGGCTCTtcaattattttaatttttacTTTTCCTTCAGACTCGCTGGCACGGGCCGTGCCAGGCAACACAGCCGACCGTGTCAGCCCCCTGGTTTTTCTATGGGGTGAGTTGATTCTTGCAGCACGGGCCGTGTCTggagacacgggccgtgttgGACTTCAGGATTTTGTTATTTTTTTCTTTAACTTTTCCATCCTCTTCCATTGTTGCCTTGGCACTTCCGACTCTTCAACTACCTCTGAAACATACACAATACCACGGAAACGACATCAAACGcatctaaaaacttaaattaacCCCAAAAGCATAATAAGCATACAACTACTCAAATATGAAACACTTAAAACTCAAACACTTAAAACTCAAACACTAAAACTCAAAATAAGGTGTTACCACATTGATGAATTTGGACCGACAACATGatgaaaatcaagtaaaatggtgaccgatcacaaccccaaacttatctcattgcttgtcctcaagtgatgcaaGAGACAACAAACAGAGGTCACCCCAGAATTCCTTTTCAGCACTATACAGCCGATGTTATTCGCACCGAGTTTCCTACCTTCTTGGTCAAGATCTCGGCCACCCGATCCGATTATCCGCTACACCACACAATACAATACCTCtttacctgcaagcttttcatACTTATCACACAATCTCTCAGGGTTAGCACTCAAGATTCAGCATATGCAATATCGACTCTTAGTTTTGAATAAATTCTACTTCTATTGCACAGACATATTTCACACACTTTAGGAGGACttagggttgtaacggggcttaggACAGGTGGGATAAACAACAAAACGGATACACAAGGGTTTTTGGGCTCGGCATTCATGCTATTTTTCTTGTACCTGTGCTTATTTTGATATAAAGGGGTTCGACATCGACTATTTAACTTTACTCAACTGATTGAGTATTTCAAATGTAATCAAGTCGTTTAATTGGGACAAGTGCGTTTTTATGagttctatttttcttttctctttttttcgGAGCATTCAAAAAGCCTCcaatttatttttcttttttttctcttttctcttttcttgtaACAATTTTTCGCACACTTGTCCCTTTTGTATTAGATTCaccaccccaaacttagaattCAACACAGTTTCAAAATCCACAACATTTATGCCGAGCAAGGGTAAAAGagattattatattttttttctttttctggCCATAGGGTAACATAAGCggtttaaaaacaaaaaaaaatggctAAAGGCTCAACAGGGGTTTGCAACGGATAAAACGTAATAAGGGTGGCTGGAAAGGCTCAAGGTTAACAACAAAAATGTGCCTTAGTATGTGTCATAATGCAGTGCCATGTCAGTAGAACgtacgcaaaatcagagtgatagAGTCATACCTGGATTAACTCTCATGATGATATCTTTGTATTTGGCTTTTTGTAGTCTCACCATGTAGGGTAAACTCGTAGGTTCTAAAGCACTCTCTGTGTAATGTAGCTTCTTTTTGGTTCTGGTGTACCATAATTCTATCTCAATCCATCTTTCATCATACTGCGTCCAACAATAGTTTTTCTTCGGCTGCATAAATTTCCAAGGTGCCTCGGGAGAGTACGTTCGGgttgtgtctttcatccactaaACATCATCCCATCACTGCTCCGGTTTTTATCCATCAATCTGTAACCCAACACACAAAcaattgaaaataaaagaaatcaaAGTTAACTTCAAAAATTGAAAAACCAAAACGGAAAATGACTAAAACTGAAACAATGAAACAAAAACTAAAACAATGAAAAGAaccccccccccacacacacacacacacacacttgaactaaacattgaccccAATGTTTAAGCCCAAATGCAAGAGGGACTTACAGTGCCTACTACGGTGGAGGAGGGTGCTGTGGAAATTGCAACATCATCTGCTGCATCATCCTTTGAATATCATCAATGGCAGCCCCTTGACGGAGCTGCTCTGTCACGATCCGATCAATCTCTGCCCCCTGGCGAACCTGCTCGACACGGAACTAATCCATGTCCATAGTTGTCCATCCAGCAGAGGAGGATCCCATACCTCGGTGGTGAGAGGTGTAAGGGTGAGGAACACCCCTCTCCCTTGCCGGTACATCTTCCTCCATCGTTTCACCTGCACGAAAATCATCTTCTCCCGCCTCTTCGGGGTTAACAGAAGTATACAACCAATTCTCATTATTATCAACATTTGTTTTATCAGTGTTCGGTAATCAGAACAGCCGGCGTTTCCGACTTACCAACACATAACCATGACGACTCTGTTTGAGCATTCCCTGTGTGCATAGGGCATTGAGGTCAAGTTTACTCAACGCTTGCATCGGGGTCTCTCCGTCCAAAACTGGCCTACACCCACACCATTCAGCAATTTGTGTGATCATACCGTCCACCGAAATGGCACCTGAGCTGGCACGCCCCATGGTTCGCCGCCACATTCACGGGTTCCTCATTAACCATGGCATGCATCAAATATAACTCTCTTTTTTCCGCTACCCCTGTACTATCACCTCGTCCGAACATGGTGAACGCCAACCCTTTTTGCGCATATCGGAAACACGGGTTTTGAATccatgatgcctttgcactccGGGGTTCATACTGCGGTAAACCTGTAATCGAAGACCAAAATGGACCTACAGAAAACTCATTTGGCAGTACCCCTTGTCCTTTCAACATGGTCATCATCCTTAAAAATAATTTCGTGTGCATTTGGCATCCGCCGAGCCCTTTGTCTCAGCCTTGAGGGCTTGACCACCGCCTTTCCTCGCTCGGCTCTTTTGGGGGGCATAATGGTCACCTGAAAAGTTAGCGGGAAAAAAAACAGTGGGGATAAAGAAAAAGATTACCGTCACAGCGTAGAATGCGAGAAACGGCCCAACTTTCATGAAGGGACCTTGAAAAAAAGATGGTTGGATGATGATGAAAGTTGAGGTTTAAAGGGGAGGTGGTTATAGAGTTTGGGGAATTTGAGAGGAAAATagggttggagaagatgaattGGCTGAAAAGTGAGTGGGGGAGTGGTAAAAAATGAGTAAAAACGTGTGGGCCCCACTCCAGTCtttttaaaaagtaaaaaaaaaatctGAGTTACGCACTGCAACACGGCCCGTGCTAGCCCACACGGCCGACCGTGTTGCGCCTCTGAAAAATGTATGAGGACTTTGGCACATGAGCAACAAAGGTCGTGCTGCCGCGCACGGGTGGCTGTGTTGTCTTGTTgtcattaattattttatttttctcttttcaTGTGTACGGCTGAACTCCTCAGTTGCTACCCCATTTGAATTTTCCACCTTCACTAGTAACACACTGCGACTACCTACAAACATTCACGCTcaaaaaaagaaaacaaaaaaatgattagaaataaaatgaaagcccgtgggttgcctcccacgaagcgcttcgcttaacgtcgcatggctcgacggttgttCATCTCACCCTGTGAGACGAACAACATGTATTTGGCCACTCTCTTGCCCTTGGTAATACGGCTTTAACCTCTGACCATTGACTTTGAAGGTATCCCTGTTCGCTTGATTCTTTAATTCAATTGCTCCATGAGGGAAAACTTTGTGAACAACAACGGTCCTGACCATTTGGATCTTAACTTCCCAGGGAATAACTTTAATCGAGAATTATACAAAAGGACCAGTTGTCCTTCATAAAACTCTTTTCTCACTATCCTTTTATCATGCCATTTCTTCGTTTGGTCTTTATAGACCTTAGCATTCTCATAGGCACGATTCTGAAACTCTTCTAATTCGTGGAGTTGAAGGATCCGAGAACTTCCTGCCTTGGATAAATCCATATTCAGAAATTTTGAAGCCCAGAATGCCTTGTGTTCCAATTCAAGAGGTAAATGGCACGCCTCGCCATAAACTAATTGGTACGGAGACATACCAATTGGCGTTTTGAAAGTTGTTCGGTAAGCCCAAAGTGCATCATCCAACTTGCTTGCCCAATCCTTGCGAGATGAGTTAACGGTCTTTTCAAGGATTTGTTTGAGTTGCCTATTTGACACTTCCACCTGCCCACTAGTTTGAGGGTGGTATGGAGTAGCAATTCGATGCTTTACATTGTATTTCAAGAGTAGCTTCTCCATTAGATGATTCAGAaaatgtgttccttcatcactgATTAAAGCTCTTGGCACTCCGAACCTAGCAAAGTTATTCTCCTTTAGAAATCTGACTACCACTCGAGCATCATTAGTTGGTAAGGCCACGGCCTCCACCCACTTTGAGACATAATCTACCGCCACTAAGATGTACTGCTTCCCAAAAGATGGTGGAAAAGGacccatgaaatcaataccccacacatcaaagagttcaacTTCTAGCATGGCATTTTGGggcatctgatttctttttgAGATGTTGCCCGTTCTCTGACATTTGTCGCACTCTTTAATTATTTGTTGAGCATCTTTGAACAGAGTTGGCCAGTATAACCCAAATTGGAGAACTTTGGCGGCAGTTCtatcaccactaaagtgtcctCCATAGTCGGAGTCGTGGCACGCTTTCAGCACATCCCTTTGTTCCTCCTCTGGAACACATCTCCTAATCAATCCATCCACTCCTCTCTTGTACAATAAAGGGTCGTCCCACaagtaaaacctgcaatcatgcaaaaactttttcttcttgttagaatcaaaatcatCGGGGATTACCCCACCTACCAGATAGTTCGCATAATCGGCGAACCAAGGCACTCCATTGACAGCGAGGATGTGTTCATCGGGGAACTCATCCTTTATTGGACGCTTGTCTTTTGTCTCTTCTATGGGTGACATTCGAGAGAGGTGATCGGCAACAGTGTTTTCACATCCTTTCTTGTCACGAATCTCCACATCAAACTCTTGAAGGAGTAAGATCCACCTTAGAAGTCTTGGTTTAGAGTCCTGTTTAGCAAAAAGAtacttcaaagcagcatggtcagtataaacaatgactctagaacccaacagaTATTGCCTGAATTTATCAAAGGCGTACACCACAGCTAGCAACTCCTTTTcggtagttgcataattcatctgtgcgGGGTTCAGCACATGACTTGCATAGTAAATGACATGTAACAATTTTCTCGACGCTGCCCCAGAACTGCCCCGACTTCAatatcacttgcatcacacattatctcaaaaggcAGAGACCAATCCAGGGCTACAACAATTGGTGTTGACACTAATTTTTGCTTTATTATTTCAAACGCTACAACACACTCTTTATCAAAAGCAAAGGTATTATCCTTAACTAAAAGAGTCGTTAAGGGTTTTGCTATTTTAGAtaaatctcttatgaacctacGATAAAAACCCGCATGCCCTAAGAAACTTCTAATACCTTTTTCATTCATCGGTGGGGGAAGCTTTGAGATGACTTCAATCTTTGCTTGGTCTACTTCTATTTCCTTGTAGGAATATTTGTGACCCAAGACTATGCCTTCAcgcaccatgaagtgacacttctcccatTTGAGGATTAGATTTGTTTGTTGGCACCTTTCTAACACAAGAGTAAGGTTAGTCAAGCAATTATCAAAGGACTTACCAAAAActgagaaatcatccatgaagacttccatatGCTTCTCAAGCATATCCGCGAAGATTGACTGCATGCATCTCTGAAAAGTTGCATGCGCATTACATAACCCGAATGGCATCCTTCTGTAGGCAAAAATACCAAAGGGGCATGTAAATACGGTCTTCTCCTGATCCTCTGGTGCAACATCTATCTGATTGTATCCAGAGTAACCATCGAGGAAGCAATAATAATCATGACCagctaacctttccaacatctgatcaatgaatggtaGGGGAAAATGGTCCTTCCTTCTGGCAAGATTCAATCTTCTATAATCGATGCATACAGTGACTGTCCTGGTGGGGATCaactcattcttctcattttttatcaTAGTAGTTCCACCTTTATTTGGCACCACATGAACTGGATTAACCCATGAACTATCAGATATGGGATAAATCATCCCTACATTTAACAGTTTAACTACCTCTTTTCTGACCACTTCCTTCATTGCTGGATTAAGTCATCGTTGAGGTTGGACAACCGgcttgtgatcatcttccatgagaattttGTGCATGCATATTATAGGATTTATTCCCTTCAAATCTTCAATAGACCAGCCAATAACACTCTTATGTTTTTTTAAAACTTTGACAAGCTTATCTTCCTGAAGAACTTCTAGATGTGAACTTATGATGGTCGGGCACTTACTCTCAGTGTCTAGGAAGACATATTTGAGTTTCTCTGGTAGTTGTTTCAATTTGGTCCCCTGCTTTTGTTCATCTTTCTTTTCTTAAACTAAGGGTTGCcttaaatcttcccaccggtTGTGTCGATAACCTTTGAAAGGTGATGATGCTTCCATCATGGCTACTACTTCCATATCTTTCTCCTCAACTATTTCCTCTTCGTTAAAAATTGATAAactcaacactctttccaaaggtAATTTTTGTGTTGTCAAGCAATTTTTCTTCTCACATATTTGATCAATTATCTTAATATGTTGACTAGTGGCAACATCATCCTTGTACTTCGTGGTGTTTCGCacatcaatttttaactcttcatcatacaCTTTCAAAGTCATCGTGCCTTCTTCTATGTCGATCAAACATCTCCCGGTCTCTAAAAATGGTCTCCCCAAAATGAttggtatctcttcatcttccggcatctcTAAAATGAAAAAATCCACCGAAAACACAAACTTGTCGATCCTTACTAGCACATCTTCTACTATCCCATATGGTCTCTTCACAAAGTGGTCAGCAAACTGGAGTGTCATTCTTGTATCTTGAAATTTACCTATCCCCAATCTCTTATAAATGGATAGCGGCATAAGACTTACACTCGCTCCCAAATCAATAAGAGCTTTCTTGAatgacctatctccaatggtacacggaATAATCACAGAACCTCGATCCTTCTTTTTCACCAGAATCTTCATACCTTGCAAGATggcactacaagtttcagttagaATAATCGGGTTAGTCTTATGGTCCGCTTCTTcgagatgatgtctttcatgaactttgCGTAGGTAGGCATTTGCTCAAGCGCCTCCAAGAAAGGAATGTTGAGCTCAAGCTTTTTAAACATCTCCAAGaacttctcaaagtttttctcGTGCTGCcctttcttcttatttcttgttggGAATGGTAGTTTGACAGCCATTTTTGGATTAATAACTTTATCTTTGACCACTCTTTCATCACTAGTAACCTCTTCATTTgcaacctcattttcttttatctCTAGATCAACTTCAAGCAATAAGTCTTCTTCTTCAGAACTCTTCTCAGGTACTTCTTTCGACTTACCATTCCTTGTGGTCACCGCATTCACATGATTATTTTCTCTTGGATTAGTAACCGTAGAACTTGGTAAAACGCCCTGTTGTTGAGAACCCgctagttgttgtgctatctgactCATCTGTATTTCAAGATTCTTAATTGAAGCACCTGTGTTTTTTAAATTACTTCGAGTCTCTTCTTGAAATTGAGAGCTTTGAACGGCCATCTTCtcaatggcaatctcccaatCAACTTTTCTTGGTACCTGTTGCTGAAactgttgttgaggttgttgatacggttgttgttgctgaggtCGAAATTGTTGTTGCAGTGGTTGGTTCTGCACATTTCCTTGTTGATCCTTCCATGAGAAATttggatggtttttccaacccGGATTATATGTATTTGAATAAGGGTTGTTCTGCCTTAGAAACTTGATCTCCTCAATTTGTTGTGCGGTTGCAACGCAATGTGCGGTAAGATGAG includes:
- the LOC127136685 gene encoding uncharacterized protein LOC127136685; this translates as MEDQIAAEVERRLKKMAIDTQAVVQVQPVQPTQASNCEICGGPHLTAHCVATAQQIEEIKFLRQNNPYSNTYNPGWKNHPNFSWKDQQGNVQNQPLQQQFRPQQQQPYQQPQQQFQQQVPRKVDWEIAIEKMAVQSSQFQEETRSNLKNTGASIKNLEIQMSQIAQQLAGSQQQGVLPSSTVTNPRENNHVNAVTTRNGKSKEVPEKSSEEEDLLLEVDLEIKENEVANEEVTSDERVVKDKVINPKMAVKLPFPTRNKKKGQHEKNFEKFLEMFKKLELNIPFLEALEQMPTYANAILQGMKILVKKKDRGSVIIPCTIGDRSFKKALIDLGASVSLMPLSIYKRLGIGKFQDTRMTLQFADHFVKRPYGIVEDVLVRIDKFVFSVDFFILEMPEDEEIPIILGRPFLETGRCLIDIEEGTMTLKVYDEELKIDVRNTTKYKDDVATSQHIKIIDQICEKKNCLTTQKLPLERVLSLSIFNEEEIVEEKDMEVVAMMEASSPFKGYRHNRWEDLRQPLV